The Nakaseomyces glabratus chromosome B, complete sequence genome includes the window ttttcttcttgatttcCATTTTGTACTGTGTGTTCTTACTGGAAGGACCGTTGTCGTACCTCTTCAGGTGGAGTATCCCTTTTGTCTACATTCTACTGTATATGGAAAATATGTCCCAATTTGAATCTCGAGGACAAATGTATAGGCTCATGGCGAGCAtctcaatatatttgattagATAAAATACGAATgcaataatataaaaaggTATGAGGTGTGATATGCTTTTGGCGAGGCAGCTAGAAAAACATCAAGGAATTCTTTATAAAGAATATGCAAACATGTATAAGGTGGTGGAATTAGCCGGACTTCTCCATGGCAGCTTTACGTGCTCTCTTATGCAGTGTCTTCAGCACGAACTTACTCACGAAGGGCATCGATATAGTGTTGAGGCCCACCCAGGCACACAGGATACCGTAGTTTCTGCCTAGCTGGTGTTTCGATATGTCAAAGAAGATGACTCTGTTGATGCCGACAATACAGTGCAGTGGCATTGCATAACCGTATCTGTAAAAGACATTTGCGTAACCAATGGCAAAGAACGCTGGTGCCAGGTTCAGTATGACAAAACTTAAAATCCAGAACCCAATGTATGATGGACTAATCAGGATGATTAACATGATGACATTCTCATTCAGACCACCAACGGCCAACATATACAGGTAAGTACTCATCCAGTACACAACAAACCCTGCCCGTCCAAAAGCTTTTGTGAAGTCAACTTGGTACATGGCTGAAACAGTACACCAGAAGATTGAcacaaaaaacaaaacagaCCATAACACAATCAGACGGTAGATCCATAGATTTGAGAACTTAATCATCCTCGACATCTCACCATGCAGAGGACCGAACACCAAGAACTGGAAAACAGTCAACAGCAAACAATAAACAGCACCAATCTGTGTAGACAACAAGGTAACTCTATCAGTCACTGGCCTATAGTCGTTGTAGTTAAACTTCATCCTACCTGCAGCAGCAACCCGAGCAGGATTAAAATTATCTCCATTGGTTATATTCCCTAACAGTTGGGGCAAGTACTGATAAGTATAAACTTTCTGGAAGACACCCTCAATACCTTGGAAAACTGGCAGCAATACTGAAGGAAGGTTTGTGATATCACGTCCGGATTCGTAGACTACTTCGAAAAGTGATGTAGAATTGAACTGCACATCAGAATCTGCACTTATTAGTGATCTAACGAGAGTGTCAGTGACATTACCCTGAACATTCAATGCCAACCAaaattcttctttataAACCAAATCTATGACTTTCTGATTCATTGCTTCAATACCTTCAACATTATATTTAATCTGGAAAGAGGTTGCGTTGTATATCTCCCAAGATAGAGGCACTTCGGCAATGATATCATAAAGTGGGCTAGAGACCGAAGGAAATTGTACAGTGTCATTAAAACGGTACACCTGATCTTCCTGTATCACTGCTAGCACCTTAGCACGCCTAACATAGTGAGGTGTCCTATAAAGAACACCCCACATCAGCACTAAGATAGTGAAACAGAAACACATCAGCAGGAATACAGCAAGGAGCCATCTATAAGCAACCCTCTTACGTTGATCCTTGAAGTTGGGTGAAAAGAATCTAGTCTTGGTCTTGGTTAAAGTGTTAGTTGGTTCTGGGTTATTGTTCTGTGTAGGTTTACCCTTTTCATCCCCTTCAGGACCTGGAGCATATGCCTGAGGGTCTTTCGCCTCCTCTGAATAATCTTCATTGCTCGTTCTGATACTTTCTTCATCCTCTAGCGGTATTGAAGGAGCACCACCATAATGCTCATCATTAAGTTCTTCTCTATCAGCGTAGTTCAACTCAGGAAGAGCACCATCATATATACCGTC containing:
- a CDS encoding SNG1 family protein (CAGL0B03971g~Ortholog(s) have endoplasmic reticulum localization); its protein translation is MSNANRDRRGSVRAGLSQVHSTLNDGIYDGALPELNYADREELNDEHYGGAPSIPLEDEESIRTSNEDYSEEAKDPQAYAPGPEGDEKGKPTQNNNPEPTNTLTKTKTRFFSPNFKDQRKRVAYRWLLAVFLLMCFCFTILVLMWGVLYRTPHYVRRAKVLAVIQEDQVYRFNDTVQFPSVSSPLYDIIAEVPLSWEIYNATSFQIKYNVEGIEAMNQKVIDLVYKEEFWLALNVQGNVTDTLVRSLISADSDVQFNSTSLFEVVYESGRDITNLPSVLLPVFQGIEGVFQKVYTYQYLPQLLGNITNGDNFNPARVAAAGRMKFNYNDYRPVTDRVTLLSTQIGAVYCLLLTVFQFLVFGPLHGEMSRMIKFSNLWIYRLIVLWSVLFFVSIFWCTVSAMYQVDFTKAFGRAGFVVYWMSTYLYMLAVGGLNENVIMLIILISPSYIGFWILSFVILNLAPAFFAIGYANVFYRYGYAMPLHCIVGINRVIFFDISKHQLGRNYGILCAWVGLNTISMPFVSKFVLKTLHKRARKAAMEKSG